One genomic region from Zhongshania sp. R06B22 encodes:
- a CDS encoding LuxR C-terminal-related transcriptional regulator gives MNRSTILKRMAEEAASVRFVSVVAPAGSGKSTLLVELHEKCRLEDSACAWLSLEAGDDEPARFARYISSVFRVIDKPFAETNLAYLKSSASADLTRFFDDIIEYIAAIDRRFTLFVDDFHVLKDPDILDFWTRFISYAPSSVRTVIASRSKLPLDLSRLRIAGGIFELGQNDLNLSVQETMRFMKEQHNVALPMPTVQLLHDRTEGWMVGLQLAGMAISKSDRNKEEIIRGFSARDRNLQEYLFEAVYGLQDEATRHFLLCTAPLNRFSAELCDVVTGQNDGYHRLAQLEAANLFILPLDREGHWYRYHHLFSEYLVAQLMRGDPGLKAQICANAADWCVGEGYVLEAIQYCLDASYFEKATDLIAEQAKTVAIGEGNHSIIFEWMRKLPLEYQYRRPEILLHHAWSRAFTRDGVGIAVSICDEFEKLLADTEVPRWDLPATEVQSLVHLCNVIRCITFACVEAIDDCLFAAKALLTELPKEDDVLIASASVASAFSYYLQKDLSQALVSAHEAYVYGRRGESAYAAIWADFVAAMTNIELGRIGAAELLARRAGQTLSEVSGDSQIAALAALVKAEVDCQRCDFDSLQQVMVDSRVMSILSSSPEPLFIARRNEARFRLWAGDVEAAREVLRQGQDLALTMDMPRLYFGFIAEEIELQLHNGDIRGARDTASRTDILNRKNSLITARHQSAVMEYIELTDARLLLAEGRGDEALKLLNMILRKAQSQRRTALIQQLRTMKSLALWALEKETEAMRELDKVVNSAAPELHMYPLYRVGSGLLVILQRLEDERVSDVEDDALDAKYQFQQQLIKLLSANASVDMRVRVGQLQPRLKPSALADPLTDRQLEILRLICSGLGNKELAQELHISLSTAKWHVHNIFDKLGVRNRTSAAAYARKINLI, from the coding sequence ATGAATCGTAGCACTATTCTAAAGAGGATGGCGGAAGAGGCGGCTTCTGTGCGGTTTGTTAGCGTGGTGGCGCCGGCGGGCTCAGGAAAATCCACCTTGCTAGTGGAGCTGCACGAAAAATGTCGTTTGGAAGACAGTGCTTGTGCTTGGCTGAGCCTTGAGGCGGGAGATGATGAGCCGGCACGCTTTGCTCGCTACATTAGCTCGGTTTTCCGGGTGATAGATAAGCCCTTCGCTGAGACCAATTTGGCATATTTAAAGTCCAGTGCATCGGCTGACTTGACGCGGTTTTTTGATGACATTATTGAATATATAGCGGCCATCGACAGGCGTTTCACCCTGTTTGTAGATGATTTTCATGTTTTGAAAGATCCAGATATTCTCGACTTTTGGACTCGGTTTATTAGCTATGCTCCCAGCAGCGTGCGGACCGTTATTGCCTCGCGATCTAAATTACCCCTCGATTTGAGCCGGCTTCGAATTGCGGGAGGTATTTTTGAGCTGGGACAGAATGATCTTAATCTCAGTGTGCAAGAAACCATGCGGTTCATGAAGGAGCAGCATAATGTAGCCCTGCCCATGCCTACCGTGCAGCTGCTACACGATCGTACTGAGGGTTGGATGGTAGGCCTTCAGCTAGCGGGGATGGCGATCAGCAAGTCTGACCGCAATAAGGAGGAAATTATTCGCGGCTTTTCTGCCCGCGATCGAAATCTACAAGAATACTTATTCGAGGCAGTTTACGGTTTGCAGGATGAGGCAACTCGTCATTTTCTATTGTGTACTGCGCCGCTCAATCGCTTTTCAGCGGAGTTATGCGATGTGGTGACGGGTCAAAATGACGGCTACCATCGCCTTGCTCAACTCGAAGCCGCCAATTTATTTATTCTGCCTTTAGATAGGGAGGGGCATTGGTATCGCTACCATCATCTGTTTTCAGAATATCTTGTTGCTCAGTTGATGCGGGGAGATCCTGGGCTTAAGGCGCAGATATGTGCCAATGCTGCGGACTGGTGTGTTGGTGAGGGCTACGTGCTTGAGGCCATACAGTATTGTCTGGATGCGTCGTATTTTGAGAAAGCTACAGATCTGATTGCCGAGCAGGCGAAGACCGTTGCCATAGGCGAGGGCAATCATTCCATTATTTTCGAATGGATGCGCAAACTGCCGCTTGAATACCAATATCGTCGGCCAGAGATTTTATTACACCATGCCTGGTCCCGAGCCTTTACGCGGGATGGTGTGGGGATTGCTGTATCGATATGCGATGAGTTTGAAAAACTTCTAGCTGACACTGAGGTGCCTCGCTGGGATTTACCCGCGACAGAGGTGCAATCTCTGGTGCATCTTTGCAATGTCATTCGCTGTATTACATTCGCTTGCGTGGAGGCGATAGATGATTGCCTTTTCGCCGCTAAGGCGCTTTTAACGGAGCTTCCCAAGGAAGACGATGTATTAATAGCGTCGGCCTCGGTTGCCAGTGCTTTCAGCTATTACCTCCAGAAGGATTTAAGCCAAGCGCTTGTGTCAGCCCATGAGGCTTATGTTTATGGCCGCAGAGGCGAAAGTGCCTACGCGGCGATTTGGGCGGACTTTGTTGCCGCCATGACTAATATCGAGCTTGGTCGTATCGGCGCGGCGGAACTGCTTGCGCGCCGGGCCGGACAGACCTTGAGTGAGGTTTCTGGCGACAGTCAGATCGCCGCCCTTGCTGCCCTTGTGAAGGCCGAGGTGGACTGTCAGCGCTGTGATTTTGACAGTTTGCAGCAGGTAATGGTTGATAGCCGAGTAATGTCTATTCTTTCTAGCTCGCCGGAGCCATTATTTATTGCGCGTCGCAACGAGGCGCGATTTAGGTTGTGGGCGGGTGATGTTGAGGCGGCGCGTGAGGTCTTGCGGCAGGGCCAAGACCTAGCGCTAACTATGGATATGCCAAGGCTTTACTTTGGGTTTATCGCAGAAGAAATTGAGCTGCAATTGCATAACGGTGATATTCGTGGCGCCAGAGACACCGCGAGCCGAACGGATATTCTTAATCGTAAAAACAGCCTTATTACAGCACGCCACCAATCTGCGGTGATGGAATATATTGAGTTGACTGATGCGCGCCTGCTTCTCGCCGAAGGTCGAGGTGATGAGGCTCTCAAGCTGTTAAATATGATTTTGCGAAAAGCCCAGAGCCAGCGGCGAACGGCTTTGATACAGCAGTTGCGTACGATGAAATCTTTAGCGCTGTGGGCCTTGGAAAAAGAAACTGAGGCAATGCGAGAGCTTGATAAGGTCGTTAATTCGGCCGCGCCAGAGCTGCATATGTATCCCTTATATCGTGTGGGTAGCGGGCTTCTTGTTATCCTCCAGCGTCTAGAAGATGAACGTGTCAGTGATGTTGAGGATGACGCTCTGGATGCGAAATATCAATTTCAACAGCAGCTCATTAAGTTGCTTAGCGCTAATGCCTCGGTGGACATGAGAGTTCGAGTCGGTCAATTGCAGCCGCGGTTGAAGCCCTCAGCGCTTGCGGACCCCCTGACTGATCGCCAGTTGGAAATTCTCCGTTTGATCTGTTCCGGTTTAGGCAATAAAGAATTAGCCCAAGAGCTGCATATCAGTTTGTCGACCGCCAAATGGCATGTTCACAATATCTTTGACAAGTTGGGTGTTCGCAATAGGACCTCAGCGGCGGCCTATGCTCGAAAAATCAATTTAATATAA
- a CDS encoding TetR/AcrR family transcriptional regulator: protein MARARKVDIGTARALALSAFWSHGYQSLGVRKLEELTGINRFMLQTEFGGKQGLFLETIDAYISQWDETYLIQIRAGNIDQIVHFFNLRASNATAPEANNGCLMINTLCEGQIEDSDIKDRVFKFMSLMRSSLRQALCNERSQGGLKKSVDIDEASEMLANALIGMNVTIKLHGKNEAAQAAATQLCKTVLSWRKKG, encoded by the coding sequence ATGGCTAGAGCAAGAAAAGTGGATATAGGTACGGCCCGCGCTCTGGCACTCAGCGCATTCTGGTCACACGGCTATCAGAGCCTAGGGGTTCGCAAGCTCGAGGAGCTGACGGGTATTAACCGATTTATGCTGCAAACCGAATTTGGCGGAAAACAGGGACTCTTTCTAGAGACAATAGATGCATATATCAGCCAATGGGACGAGACCTACCTGATACAAATTCGCGCCGGTAATATTGATCAAATAGTCCACTTCTTTAATCTCCGAGCAAGCAATGCCACCGCCCCTGAAGCCAATAATGGCTGCCTCATGATCAATACCCTCTGTGAAGGGCAGATCGAGGATAGTGATATAAAAGATCGCGTCTTCAAATTCATGAGCTTAATGCGCAGCTCCTTGCGACAGGCGCTTTGCAATGAACGCAGCCAAGGCGGCCTTAAAAAGAGCGTAGATATAGATGAAGCCAGCGAGATGCTCGCCAACGCCTTGATTGGCATGAACGTGACGATTAAGTTGCACGGTAAGAATGAGGCAGCGCAAGCCGCCGCCACGCAATTATGTAAAACCGTACTAAGCTGGAGAAAAAAGGGCTAA